A part of Lacibacter sp. H407 genomic DNA contains:
- a CDS encoding FecR family protein: MNRDKIWHLLSRKLTGEASDEELFELQQFCDQYPALSRQMETMQQIWDQEVDEDKDYLEATYHLHYEKMKALGIEPRHIDEVEQEQSDVTDEISFLRRNRRKLVAFVTLAVIVTVSLFLIIPKKETAAATAASDVTVPKEVVTKNGTSTKFTLPDGSTVWLNAGSKLDYTKIGESGNREIYLTGEAFFDVVKNPKRPFIIHTSSIDVKVLGTRFNVKAYPNDKTVETSLVQGSVEVFVKNRPGEKYLLKPNQKLVLLNTVDAAANELATPDIRPNLNLPIIAIKRLTYTETDTVAIETSWTQNKLVFKDEAFVDVAQKMERWYDVKIIFRNKKLEEELLNGDFRKETLSQALEALRFTTDFKYRIEEKTVIIF; the protein is encoded by the coding sequence ATGAACAGAGACAAAATCTGGCATTTACTTTCCCGAAAGTTGACTGGCGAGGCCAGCGACGAAGAATTATTTGAATTGCAGCAGTTCTGCGATCAGTACCCCGCCCTTTCAAGGCAAATGGAAACCATGCAGCAAATTTGGGATCAGGAAGTTGACGAAGACAAAGACTACCTCGAAGCAACCTACCATCTGCATTATGAGAAAATGAAAGCACTTGGTATAGAACCCCGCCACATTGATGAAGTTGAGCAGGAGCAAAGCGATGTAACTGATGAAATATCTTTTTTAAGAAGGAACCGTCGCAAACTCGTTGCCTTTGTTACGCTGGCTGTTATTGTTACGGTTTCATTGTTTCTGATTATACCTAAAAAAGAAACAGCTGCGGCAACAGCAGCATCCGATGTAACCGTTCCAAAAGAAGTGGTTACAAAAAACGGTACCAGTACAAAATTCACATTGCCTGATGGATCAACTGTTTGGCTGAATGCGGGTAGTAAACTTGATTATACCAAGATCGGCGAATCGGGCAACCGGGAGATCTATCTTACCGGAGAAGCTTTTTTTGATGTAGTAAAAAATCCGAAGCGTCCTTTTATTATACATACATCCAGCATTGATGTAAAAGTATTGGGTACAAGGTTCAATGTAAAAGCTTACCCCAACGATAAAACGGTTGAAACAAGTCTGGTGCAGGGAAGCGTAGAGGTGTTTGTGAAAAACAGACCGGGTGAAAAATATTTGTTGAAGCCGAATCAAAAACTGGTTCTGCTCAATACGGTTGATGCTGCAGCAAATGAATTGGCAACGCCGGATATAAGACCAAATCTCAACCTGCCGATCATTGCCATTAAGCGCCTTACCTATACTGAAACCGATACAGTAGCCATTGAAACATCGTGGACACAAAATAAATTGGTATTTAAAGATGAAGCGTTTGTTGATGTAGCGCAGAAAATGGAGCGTTGGTACGATGTGAAGATCATTTTTCGAAACAAGAAACTGGAAGAGGAATTGCTGAATGGTGATTTTCGAAAAGAAACACTCAGCCAGGCGCTGGAAGCATTACGCTTCACCACCGATTTTAAGTACCGGATAGAAGAAAAAACTGTGATTATTTTTTAA
- a CDS encoding head GIN domain-containing protein, protein MKKFIVSIVLMFATASALFAQDVMVINDKNAESRTVSGFHGIKVSNAFDVIIKQGNEEAVVVSASEEKFRSRIKVNVVNGILQISYDNENVWKWSNENKRLKAYISVKNIDKLDVSGASDIKIDGVLNGTNLKVDLSGASSLKGAIRYTSVTVDQSGASNSKLSGVVTNLDVDLSGASDFTGFDLIAENCRAEASGASDVKITVNRDLKVDASGASDVQYKGTASISDFRTTGASSLKKRTK, encoded by the coding sequence ATGAAAAAGTTTATTGTATCGATCGTATTGATGTTTGCAACTGCATCAGCTTTGTTTGCGCAGGATGTGATGGTGATCAATGATAAAAATGCAGAGTCACGAACTGTAAGTGGATTTCATGGCATTAAAGTTTCCAATGCGTTTGATGTGATCATTAAACAGGGAAATGAAGAAGCTGTAGTTGTAAGTGCCAGCGAAGAAAAATTCAGAAGCCGTATCAAAGTAAACGTGGTGAACGGCATCCTTCAGATTTCGTACGATAATGAAAACGTATGGAAGTGGAGTAATGAGAACAAGCGATTAAAAGCTTACATCTCTGTAAAAAATATCGACAAACTCGATGTGTCTGGTGCAAGCGATATTAAAATTGATGGTGTATTGAATGGAACGAATCTGAAAGTTGATCTGAGTGGTGCATCCAGTTTAAAAGGAGCTATCCGATATACAAGTGTTACTGTAGATCAAAGTGGAGCATCTAATTCAAAATTATCAGGTGTGGTAACTAATCTTGATGTGGATCTGAGTGGTGCCAGCGATTTTACAGGGTTTGATCTCATCGCAGAAAATTGTCGTGCAGAAGCTTCCGGCGCATCAGACGTAAAGATCACTGTGAACAGAGATCTGAAAGTGGATGCAAGTGGAGCAAGTGATGTGCAATACAAAGGCACAGCTTCCATCAGCGATTTCAGAACAACAGGAGCATCCAGTTTAAAAAAGCGTACAAAGTAA
- a CDS encoding head GIN domain-containing protein, with protein sequence MQKWIFTLFTLSIVLFATAQETKIEDPNAEKRTIKPFHSVKVGDGIDLYLSQSTEESVVASASREEYRNRLKTEVEDGLLKIYYDRESFSDWTSSGKKLKVYVSFKTLNKLTASAGSHVKVQGIIKEENLNLFLRSGAQFTGKVDVSKLLVETESGASSTLTGSAGEFHISANSGARMKAYDLAAGKADIRSTSGAKVEVTVNDEMKLYSSSGGSIHYKGKGKISEVGTNIGAVIRRTDS encoded by the coding sequence ATGCAAAAGTGGATATTCACCCTGTTTACCTTATCAATCGTCCTGTTTGCAACTGCACAGGAAACAAAAATCGAAGACCCCAACGCCGAAAAAAGAACCATTAAGCCGTTTCATTCTGTCAAAGTAGGAGATGGGATTGACCTTTATTTATCTCAGTCAACCGAAGAAAGCGTGGTGGCCAGCGCCTCCCGTGAAGAATACCGCAACCGTTTAAAAACGGAAGTGGAAGACGGGTTGCTGAAGATCTATTATGATCGTGAATCCTTCTCCGACTGGACAAGCTCGGGCAAAAAGCTGAAAGTGTATGTTTCGTTCAAAACATTGAACAAGCTAACCGCTTCGGCAGGCAGCCATGTAAAAGTTCAAGGAATAATCAAAGAAGAGAATTTGAATTTGTTTCTGCGTTCGGGAGCACAATTCACAGGGAAAGTTGACGTGAGCAAATTGCTTGTGGAAACAGAAAGCGGAGCAAGTTCTACCTTGACCGGTTCAGCAGGCGAGTTTCATATCAGCGCTAACAGCGGCGCCCGAATGAAGGCATACGATCTGGCAGCGGGTAAAGCCGATATCCGCTCAACAAGCGGTGCCAAAGTTGAAGTAACCGTGAATGATGAAATGAAATTGTATTCATCAAGCGGTGGTAGTATTCATTACAAAGGCAAAGGGAAAATCAGCGAAGTAGGCACAAACATTGGTGCTGTTATTCGTCGTACAGATAGTTAA
- a CDS encoding TonB-dependent receptor: protein MKLTILLVVVCTFQATAGLNAQTITLKTQNAEIAQVLNSIQKQGDFRFLYNSKLKDLKQKVSVDFENLEIKDVMRQLFAGTTLTYVQLDNNLVAIRSSNPAEKDLRVTGKVTNEGGEGVASASVTIKGTAQGTVTDMNGNFALTVPENAVLVISAIGYEDVEVSVNNQQIINVKLQQVTLKMDEVVVIGYGAASKRDLTGSIVKVSGKDIADKPNINPMASLQGRVAGLYIVNSGTPGAQPDIRLRGTSSFGQVRPLYVVDGILNDNIDFLNPNDIESIEILKDPSSLAIFGIRGATGAIVITTKKAKAGQININFSSTVGLKRLVDRIDMVDANGFKTLYDEEQANNGVPLPERFDYSPWTGNTDWIEAMTRTAFFNTNNLSVTASTEKNKFYMGIGYAIDEGVVKNERLTKMFISINDELKISKNIKVGFTLNSMRQRLPFSQANGLLFDARRILPITPVQNADGDYYDLAIQGGQMANPVMNLENKWDKENRIEYRNVGSVYTEFNFFRHFTFRSTFYADMSNLDSRTYDPLISRYNPLIDSTFIPANSLTAVSQSNQRWSKFQQDHVITFKKDFGEHGLTATAGFTTLEEKYRSVSGNVRQSPTGAPIPDDPRFWYTSNGFGDPQSLRGGSDQWDRANAAFLGRVLYNYGGKYLLNASFRRDGSSAFPNNKWNNFYSVGVAWEITREDFMTNQTFFDFLKIKASTGTLGVQNTLGIPYPAYPTIRSGNSAIFGNFQVASNSREYEAARNLNWEKIAASEVGFEMYALKNRLYVEASYYVRNTKDLLAFESNPLTGSRLGNIGGVKNSGFEITSSWTQQLSKDATLTISGNLTTFNNKVVDLPADGRLNAGEERPSVTEVGFPIGYFYGYVVEGVYQSYADKLGSPTVVGYDYQPGDLKYKDVNNDGKIDADDRTMIGNPTPDFMYGLSTNFKYKNFDAGIDFQGVYGNEIYRYWGSSELPFTRFNYPTFRLDRWTGEGTSNFEPAVSSRPINRLPSTYGVEDGSFFRIRNLQVGYNLNADALRKVNIKSFRIFANVQNLKTWKRNSGYSPEFGGSPTQFGIDDGNGPIPVIYTAGINVNF, encoded by the coding sequence ATGAAACTAACGATCCTGCTGGTTGTTGTGTGTACGTTTCAAGCTACTGCAGGCCTTAACGCACAAACAATTACACTAAAAACGCAAAACGCTGAAATTGCCCAGGTGCTCAACAGCATCCAAAAACAGGGAGATTTCAGGTTCCTCTACAATTCAAAACTGAAAGACCTCAAACAAAAAGTATCCGTTGATTTCGAAAATCTTGAGATCAAAGATGTGATGCGGCAATTGTTTGCAGGCACAACGCTTACGTATGTGCAACTTGACAACAACCTGGTTGCCATCCGATCTTCAAATCCGGCAGAAAAAGATCTGCGTGTTACAGGTAAAGTAACCAACGAAGGTGGAGAAGGGGTTGCTTCTGCTTCTGTAACGATCAAAGGAACGGCGCAGGGAACTGTAACCGACATGAACGGAAATTTTGCGTTAACTGTTCCTGAAAATGCAGTGTTGGTGATTTCTGCAATTGGTTATGAAGATGTGGAAGTGAGTGTAAATAACCAACAGATCATTAACGTTAAATTACAACAGGTAACGCTTAAAATGGATGAAGTAGTTGTAATTGGTTATGGTGCTGCCAGTAAGCGTGATTTAACCGGATCAATTGTAAAAGTTTCCGGGAAAGACATTGCTGATAAACCAAACATCAACCCAATGGCATCGTTGCAAGGACGGGTTGCAGGTTTGTACATTGTAAACAGCGGTACACCCGGTGCTCAACCTGATATCCGTTTACGTGGTACTTCCAGTTTTGGTCAGGTTCGTCCGTTATATGTTGTTGATGGAATTCTGAACGACAATATCGACTTCCTCAATCCGAACGATATTGAATCAATTGAAATATTAAAAGATCCGTCTTCACTCGCCATCTTTGGTATTCGTGGTGCTACCGGTGCCATTGTAATTACTACTAAGAAAGCAAAGGCGGGACAGATCAATATCAACTTCAGTTCAACAGTAGGTTTAAAGCGCCTTGTTGATCGTATTGATATGGTGGATGCAAATGGATTTAAAACATTGTATGATGAAGAGCAGGCGAACAACGGCGTTCCTTTACCAGAGCGTTTCGATTATAGTCCATGGACCGGTAATACTGATTGGATTGAAGCAATGACACGTACTGCTTTCTTCAACACCAATAACCTGAGTGTAACCGCAAGTACCGAAAAGAATAAATTTTACATGGGTATTGGTTATGCTATTGATGAGGGTGTGGTAAAGAATGAGCGTTTAACCAAAATGTTCATCAGCATCAACGATGAACTGAAAATTTCCAAGAATATAAAAGTTGGTTTTACTTTGAACAGCATGCGCCAGCGTCTTCCTTTCAGCCAGGCGAATGGTTTGTTGTTTGATGCAAGAAGAATTTTGCCGATCACCCCGGTGCAAAATGCAGACGGAGATTATTATGATCTGGCAATACAAGGTGGTCAAATGGCCAACCCGGTTATGAATCTTGAAAACAAATGGGATAAAGAAAACAGAATTGAATACAGAAACGTAGGAAGTGTGTACACTGAGTTCAATTTCTTCCGCCATTTCACTTTCCGTTCTACGTTCTATGCAGATATGTCGAATCTTGATTCAAGAACCTACGATCCGCTCATCAGCAGATATAATCCTTTGATCGATTCTACATTTATTCCTGCCAACTCGCTTACAGCTGTTTCACAAAGCAATCAACGCTGGAGCAAGTTTCAACAGGATCATGTGATCACCTTTAAGAAAGATTTTGGTGAACATGGTCTTACTGCAACCGCAGGTTTTACAACACTCGAAGAAAAATACAGAAGTGTTTCCGGTAACGTTCGTCAATCTCCAACCGGTGCACCCATACCTGATGATCCACGTTTCTGGTACACCAGCAATGGTTTTGGCGATCCACAATCATTACGTGGAGGATCTGATCAGTGGGATCGTGCAAACGCTGCCTTCCTGGGAAGGGTGTTGTACAATTATGGTGGAAAGTATTTATTGAACGCATCGTTCCGTCGTGATGGTTCTTCTGCATTCCCGAATAACAAATGGAATAATTTCTATTCTGTAGGTGTGGCCTGGGAAATAACACGTGAAGATTTCATGACCAATCAAACGTTCTTTGACTTTCTGAAGATCAAAGCATCAACAGGTACATTAGGAGTACAAAATACATTAGGTATTCCTTATCCGGCTTATCCAACCATCAGGTCTGGTAACTCTGCCATCTTTGGAAATTTCCAGGTAGCATCTAATTCAAGAGAATATGAAGCTGCCCGTAATTTGAACTGGGAAAAAATTGCAGCGAGTGAAGTAGGGTTTGAAATGTATGCACTAAAAAACAGATTGTATGTGGAAGCTTCTTACTATGTAAGAAACACAAAAGATCTGCTTGCATTTGAATCAAATCCGTTAACGGGTAGTCGTTTAGGAAATATTGGTGGTGTAAAGAACAGTGGGTTTGAAATTACATCGAGCTGGACACAACAACTTTCAAAAGATGCAACACTTACCATCAGTGGTAACCTTACAACGTTTAACAACAAAGTAGTGGATTTGCCTGCCGACGGTCGTTTGAATGCAGGTGAAGAGCGTCCAAGTGTAACCGAAGTTGGATTCCCGATCGGTTATTTTTATGGATATGTTGTAGAAGGAGTTTACCAAAGCTATGCGGATAAATTAGGATCACCTACTGTGGTTGGTTACGATTATCAACCCGGTGATTTGAAATACAAAGATGTGAATAATGATGGTAAAATCGATGCCGATGATCGTACAATGATTGGTAACCCAACACCTGATTTCATGTACGGATTGTCTACCAACTTCAAGTATAAAAATTTTGATGCAGGTATCGATTTTCAGGGTGTGTACGGAAACGAAATTTATCGCTACTGGGGAAGTTCAGAATTACCTTTTACAAGATTTAATTATCCAACCTTCCGTTTAGATCGTTGGACTGGTGAGGGCACTTCTAACTTTGAACCTGCAGTATCAAGCCGTCCGATTAATCGTTTGCCATCAACATACGGTGTTGAAGATGGAAGCTTCTTCCGTATCAGAAATCTGCAGGTAGGTTACAACCTGAATGCAGATGCATTACGGAAAGTAAACATCAAAAGCTTCCGCATTTTTGCCAACGTACAGAACTTAAAAACCTGGAAACGCAATTCAGGTTATTCACCTGAATTTGGCGGTAGCCCAACTCAGTTTGGTATTGATGACGGAAACGGACCAATACCGGTTATTTATACAGCGGGTATAAATGTGAACTTTTAA
- the era gene encoding GTPase Era: MKVGFVNIFGKPNAGKSTLMNALLGEKLAIVSSKVQTTRHRIKGILTTADYQLVFSDTPGIIDPKYKLQEKMMGSVKSALEDADVALLLVDVKDNWQENEDLFTSLRLKVPSIVVLNKLDLVDTAKLEEAKAFFEGKPYCKKVVTISALSGINKKTFINHILEFVPVGEPFFEEDQLTDLSTRFFVAELVREKIFDLFSEEIPYHTTVIVTAYEQKQSLIKISADIIVNRETQKGILLGTKGEMIKKLGSLARVDIEKFVDSKVFLDLFVKVRPKWRDSDLFLKEYGYN, translated from the coding sequence ATGAAAGTTGGATTTGTAAACATATTTGGTAAGCCCAACGCCGGGAAAAGCACATTAATGAATGCGCTGCTGGGTGAGAAGTTGGCAATTGTTTCATCGAAAGTGCAAACAACCCGTCATCGTATCAAAGGCATTCTTACAACAGCCGATTACCAATTGGTGTTTTCTGATACGCCGGGCATCATTGATCCCAAGTACAAGCTGCAGGAAAAAATGATGGGTAGTGTAAAAAGTGCATTGGAAGATGCAGATGTAGCGTTGTTGCTGGTTGATGTGAAAGATAATTGGCAGGAAAATGAAGACCTGTTTACATCGCTCCGGTTAAAAGTGCCTTCGATTGTTGTATTGAATAAACTCGATCTTGTTGATACTGCTAAACTCGAAGAAGCGAAAGCTTTTTTTGAAGGAAAGCCGTACTGCAAAAAAGTAGTGACCATTTCAGCATTGTCGGGCATCAATAAAAAAACATTCATCAATCACATACTCGAATTTGTTCCGGTAGGAGAGCCCTTCTTCGAAGAAGATCAGCTAACGGACCTCAGTACCCGCTTTTTTGTAGCGGAACTGGTACGTGAAAAAATATTCGATCTATTTTCAGAAGAGATTCCTTACCACACAACCGTTATTGTAACAGCTTACGAGCAAAAGCAATCGTTGATCAAAATCTCCGCCGACATTATTGTGAACCGTGAAACCCAAAAAGGAATTCTGCTTGGCACAAAAGGGGAAATGATCAAAAAGCTGGGTTCACTGGCACGTGTGGACATTGAAAAATTCGTTGATTCAAAAGTATTCCTTGACTTGTTTGTAAAAGTGCGTCCCAAGTGGAGAGACAGCGATCTTTTTTTGAAGGAGTACGGGTATAATTAA
- a CDS encoding RNA polymerase sigma-70 factor, with translation MLNDKSYKSVRDLQRRIAIYEDEAAYKELFMILFHSLTRFATGIVHSKETAEEIVSDVFISIWNDRARLNEIEDLQLYIFIAVKNNAIRKLKQQNKRVTISIDEIDVEMDSLYQNPEDQVMSSESLHHIEAAINSLPPRARLVFKLAKEDKMRYKEIANLLNISVKTVDNQLAIALKKLAQAVGTPFRKKS, from the coding sequence TTGCTAAACGATAAGTCATATAAAAGTGTGCGGGACCTCCAGCGTAGAATTGCCATTTATGAAGATGAAGCGGCCTACAAGGAATTATTTATGATCCTGTTCCATTCACTCACCCGTTTTGCAACGGGCATTGTTCATTCAAAAGAAACAGCTGAAGAAATTGTATCGGATGTTTTCATCAGCATCTGGAACGACCGTGCCCGGCTGAATGAGATCGAAGACCTGCAACTCTATATTTTTATAGCTGTAAAAAATAATGCAATCCGCAAACTGAAACAGCAAAACAAACGGGTAACCATTTCGATCGATGAAATTGATGTGGAAATGGACTCACTCTATCAAAACCCGGAAGACCAGGTCATGTCGTCTGAAAGTCTCCATCACATTGAAGCGGCCATCAATAGCTTACCCCCGAGAGCAAGGCTGGTTTTTAAATTGGCCAAAGAAGATAAGATGCGCTATAAAGAGATCGCTAACCTGCTCAACATTTCCGTAAAAACGGTCGATAACCAGCTTGCCATTGCCTTGAAAAAGCTCGCACAGGCCGTTGGAACTCCTTTTCGAAAGAAAAGTTAA
- the der gene encoding ribosome biogenesis GTPase Der, whose amino-acid sequence MAGFTVAVVGRPNVGKSTFFNRLLQERKAIVDDVSGVTRDRQYGVADWNGKSFNLIDTGGFVPDSTDIFETEIRKQVKIALDEANAVVFMCDAATGITDLDEAMSDVLRRTTKPVFLAINKVDNHERLMEASEFYALGIEKIFFISSMTGSGTGELLDAVAEIIPDDQAEIEESTIPKIAIIGQPNVGKSSLLNSLLGEERTIVSDIAGTTRDTIHTHYNLFNKEFILIDTAGIRRKTKVNEDLEFYSVIRAIRAMDEADICMLLLDAEKGITQQDLNIYSLAVKKGKGIVLLVNKWDLIKKETNTARDYEKELKQRLLPFNDVPILFVSAVEKTRIMQALEVALQVVENRQRRISTSELNEAIQKSLNSYHPPVVRGVPISIKYVTQLPTPVPSFAFFCNHPDDIKQPYKNYLENQLRQAFNFTGTPMRLFFRKK is encoded by the coding sequence ATGGCAGGTTTTACAGTAGCAGTTGTTGGTAGGCCCAATGTGGGAAAGAGTACGTTTTTTAATCGTTTATTACAAGAACGTAAAGCGATCGTGGACGACGTTAGTGGAGTTACACGTGATCGTCAGTACGGTGTTGCCGACTGGAATGGCAAATCGTTCAACCTCATCGATACGGGTGGTTTTGTTCCCGACAGTACAGATATTTTTGAAACAGAAATACGCAAGCAGGTGAAAATTGCATTGGATGAAGCCAATGCGGTAGTGTTTATGTGTGATGCTGCAACCGGCATCACCGATCTGGATGAAGCAATGAGTGATGTGCTCCGCCGTACAACAAAGCCTGTATTTCTCGCAATCAACAAAGTAGATAATCACGAACGCTTAATGGAAGCCAGTGAGTTTTATGCGTTGGGTATTGAAAAGATTTTCTTTATCAGCAGTATGACGGGAAGCGGAACAGGTGAACTGCTGGATGCAGTTGCTGAAATTATTCCGGATGATCAGGCAGAGATTGAAGAATCAACTATTCCGAAAATTGCCATTATTGGTCAGCCGAATGTAGGCAAATCATCGTTGCTGAATTCGTTATTGGGTGAAGAGCGTACTATTGTAAGTGATATTGCCGGTACAACAAGAGATACCATTCATACACACTATAATCTTTTCAATAAAGAATTTATTTTAATTGATACTGCAGGTATCCGTCGTAAAACAAAAGTGAATGAAGATCTGGAGTTTTATTCCGTGATCCGTGCCATTCGTGCAATGGATGAAGCCGACATTTGTATGTTATTGCTTGACGCAGAAAAAGGAATTACACAACAGGATCTCAATATTTATTCATTAGCTGTAAAGAAAGGCAAGGGTATTGTATTGCTGGTAAACAAATGGGATCTTATAAAAAAGGAAACCAATACGGCCCGTGATTATGAAAAAGAATTGAAGCAACGTTTACTTCCTTTTAATGATGTGCCTATTCTGTTTGTTTCGGCTGTTGAAAAAACACGCATCATGCAGGCGCTTGAAGTTGCTTTGCAGGTAGTGGAAAACAGGCAACGTAGAATCTCTACATCGGAATTGAATGAAGCAATACAAAAATCACTCAACTCTTATCACCCACCGGTAGTAAGAGGTGTTCCCATCAGTATCAAGTATGTAACACAGTTGCCGACACCTGTTCCTTCATTTGCATTTTTCTGTAACCATCCGGATGATATCAAACAACCGTATAAAAATTACCTGGAAAACCAGCTACGTCAGGCATTTAATTTTACCGGAACGCCCATGCGTTTATTTTTCCGTAAAAAATAA
- a CDS encoding RagB/SusD family nutrient uptake outer membrane protein, which translates to MRTIKQMTWVVLMSITTLVLFAGCSKFLDRKPLRSTLDDLNEGGLEGQIYGLYGAIRNENVAGQAFGGIPWMAMHNFRSDDSDKGSSPADGADWELIHDNFQYVKDHWSGTIYWEQHYSLIALTNTALQIADSLQLNTPPDLINIGEAKFFRAMAYFNLVRVYGQVPKIDFRVYNPIDARRPKASVAEIYALIDADLQAAIASLPSDWNNASGNNRFPGRLTNDAAKALHAKTLLYRGRWAEALSLCQQVIATGKYGLADDYFKTFGDEGENNIESIFEIQSDQGPQYTGSSAGEPFSWFGICQGVRGSAEWDLGWGWNVPTASLVNAYAAGDKRKDGTILFSGQSDGIYGRVLPAYPAVLPRAYWNKKVYPNPATQSAKGQRQAGWTNQKILRYADVLLMAAEAANEVGGAGNAALAEDWVNQIRTRAGLGDVTFTTQAAMRTTIQNERRFEMALDGERFFDLVRWNLASTVLGPSGYQNRHRYYPIPQSAIDAANGILVQNPDY; encoded by the coding sequence ATGCGTACAATCAAACAAATGACGTGGGTAGTACTGATGAGTATTACTACACTGGTACTATTTGCCGGTTGTTCAAAGTTCCTTGATCGTAAGCCATTACGTTCTACATTGGACGATTTGAACGAAGGTGGTTTGGAAGGACAGATCTACGGTTTGTATGGAGCGATCCGTAATGAGAATGTTGCCGGTCAGGCATTCGGCGGTATTCCCTGGATGGCTATGCACAACTTCCGTTCCGATGATTCGGATAAAGGAAGCAGCCCTGCTGATGGTGCTGATTGGGAATTGATCCACGACAACTTCCAGTATGTGAAAGATCATTGGAGCGGTACTATTTATTGGGAGCAGCATTATTCTTTAATTGCATTGACAAATACAGCATTGCAAATTGCAGATTCACTGCAACTGAACACGCCGCCCGATCTGATCAATATTGGCGAAGCAAAATTCTTTCGTGCAATGGCGTACTTCAATTTAGTACGTGTGTATGGTCAGGTGCCGAAAATTGATTTTCGTGTGTACAATCCAATTGATGCAAGAAGACCAAAAGCATCTGTAGCCGAAATTTATGCGTTGATCGATGCAGATCTGCAAGCTGCTATTGCAAGCCTGCCTTCCGATTGGAACAATGCCAGCGGAAACAATCGTTTCCCCGGCCGTTTAACCAACGATGCAGCAAAAGCATTGCATGCAAAAACTTTATTGTATCGTGGTCGTTGGGCTGAAGCATTATCGCTTTGCCAGCAAGTGATCGCTACAGGAAAGTATGGATTGGCTGATGATTATTTCAAAACATTCGGCGACGAAGGCGAAAATAACATCGAATCAATTTTTGAAATTCAATCCGATCAGGGTCCGCAATATACAGGTAGCAGTGCAGGTGAACCATTCTCATGGTTTGGTATTTGCCAGGGTGTACGTGGTTCTGCAGAATGGGATCTGGGCTGGGGCTGGAATGTACCAACTGCAAGTTTAGTAAATGCTTATGCCGCTGGTGATAAACGTAAAGACGGAACAATTTTATTCTCTGGTCAATCAGATGGTATTTATGGTCGTGTGTTACCTGCATATCCTGCAGTGTTGCCACGTGCATACTGGAATAAGAAAGTGTATCCAAATCCAGCAACACAATCAGCAAAAGGTCAGCGTCAGGCAGGTTGGACCAATCAGAAAATACTTCGTTATGCAGATGTATTGCTCATGGCAGCAGAGGCAGCAAACGAAGTGGGTGGTGCAGGTAATGCTGCACTGGCTGAAGATTGGGTAAATCAGATCAGAACAAGAGCCGGATTAGGCGATGTAACGTTTACAACACAGGCAGCTATGCGCACAACAATTCAGAACGAACGCAGATTTGAAATGGCATTGGATGGAGAGCGTTTCTTCGATCTGGTACGTTGGAATCTTGCTTCAACTGTATTGGGACCTTCAGGTTACCAGAACAGACATCGTTACTACCCGATTCCACAATCTGCAATTGATGCAGCAAATGGCATATTGGTACAAAACCCCGACTATTAA